A window of Paenibacillus phoenicis genomic DNA:
AAAGTTTACGAAGCGGGCTCGGCGTCGAATCTTGAATTCAGCCGGGCCCTTTAAAGTTGGCTTTTTGCGCCTGCTGGGAGAATAGCGGCAAAAAATAGCCTTATTTGCTGCGAAATTGGAGTTTGCGGTAAAATAGCGGAATTTATTTCCCTTATTTTTGCCGGAAGGCGCGAAAACAAGGGATTTTGCTGCGAGTTTGTGGAAATAAGGCCATAAAACGGTCTTAATTTGACCCATTAGAGCGCCTACAGCGAAATAAGGGTAAAAATGTCCTCTATTACTCCGAAAACATCGCCAACCCGCCCATGAATCCGCCCATGTTTAATCCGGTCTCATCAGACATTCGTTTTTTTGCCAACTCCCCTTGACTTGGTAAAATACACATGGTATAGTATTTGAGGTTGCAAGATATTTTTGGATTGCAAGCAGAGGCCCCGGCTTCTCACCTGACCGACGCACGTGTTGGCTGGTTTTGATCCGTTCATTTATGAATGCAATGTTCATGAAGAATTGACGATCAATGAGGGATGCGGGTATTGGGCCTGCATCCTTTTTATGTGTGTGAGTACAGGGTCCAAGTCATTACTAAGACCACTTGGAGGTGGAGGATTATCAGTAAGGAACATTTGATCAATGAAGAGATTCGTGCGAAAGAAGTCCGTCTCGTAGGCGCTGAAGGCGAACAAATCGGCATTAAGCCGCTGCGCGAAGCGCTGCAGATGGCGATGGACCTGAATCTGGATCTGGTGAACGTTGCGCCGACTGCCAAGCCGCCGGTATGCCGGATTATGGACTATGGCAAGTTCCGTTACGAGCAGCAGAAGAAAGAGAAGGAAGCCCGCAAGAATCAGAAAATTGTGGACATCAAGGAAGTGTGGTTCCGCGCGAACATCGAGGAACACGATTTCCAAACGAAACTTCGCAATGTGATCAAATTTTTGAAAGATGGCGACAAGGTAAAATGCTCGGTTCGCTTCCGCGGACGGGAAATTACCCATGCCGACATCGGGAAGAAAATTCTCGACCGCGTCAAAGATGAGGTTGCGGAAATCTCGAACGTTGAACGAGTTCCGAAGCTGGAAGGACGCAGTATGATCATGATCCTGGCACCGAAAAACTAATCGTTTGTTTTCTATATATGATCGTTCCAACAGCGGAATGACCTGAAAGAGAAAACGGGCGTCACAAACTTTGAGGGGGAAGTACAATGCCTAAAATGAAAACCCACAGCAGTCTGAAAGACCGCTTCAAAATTACCGGATCCGGTAAAGTTAGACGTTACAAAGCGAACCGCAATCACTTGCTGTCCCATAAGTCCAAACGTGCAAAACGTGTTTTGGCCAACAGCCCTGTTGCATACGCAGGTGACGTTCGCCGCATGAAGCAGCAACTGGCGAACTTGAAGTAATTTTCGAAGGAACAATTTACACAACTTATTGGGAGGTTTTTTAAATGGCAAGAGTAAAAGGCGGATTCGTCGTTCGTCGTCGTCATAAAAAAGTATTGAAACTGGCTAAAGGTTATTTTGGTTCGAAACACCGCATTTTCAAAACTGCGAACGAGCAAGTGATGAAATCCTTGCTGTACGCTTACCGTGACCGCCGCGCGAAAAAACGCGACTTCCGCAAACTGTGGATCGTCCGTATTAATGCCGCAGCTCGCATGAACGGTTTGTCCTACAGCAAATTGATGCATGGCTTGAAGCTCGCTGACGTGAACATCAACCGCAAAATGCTGGCTGATCTCGCAGTTAACGACCTGAATGCCTTCAATTCTTTGGCAGCTGTCGCTAAAGAAAAAATCAACGCTTAAAATTCAAACGATTAAGGCGCTGTTTCCGGATCCTTCCGGGACGGCGCTTTTTTTGGGGAATAGAGCGGTCCGAGGACGATTACATAGGCAGGAGCAGAAGCGTGAATGATCGCATGGGTATGGTCGCAAAGCTGAATTCGAATGTGCTTTTTGCTGGAAATTCATGGAACTCTCCCCCCGGATGAGCTTATGCGTTTGGAACAGAATATCTTAAGTGCATGGTATGGAATTGTTGAAAATATGGAATGCTGTATAAGAACCGCACGACACGTCCGTCGATCCTTACAAACCTGGGAAAATACCAATGTTTGCGCGTGAATTAGGTCTGAATGTTCGGAAATAGCGTGGTTAGCCGGATAATCTCACATGATGCGAACATTGGATGATAAATTTGTCGAAAGTAAGCGTTTTATCAAAGGTAAAGGCGAAAATTATTTAACCCAAGGTTATTAAAAGTATGGATTTTAGTATATTTTACAGGTATAATCTGTCTGTGTGGTCAACTTAGATTAGACTCACAAAATTTTAAGGGGGATTAACCGCAATGAACAAAGCCTTCAAACTTTCTTTACTCTTGGTGCTCGCATTTACTCTGATTTTGGCGGGATGCGGTAACAACAATGCAGCAAACAACGGCGGAACAACCAATACGGGGAATGCTGGAAATACAGCAGACAACACGCAAGCAGGCAACGGCGGAACGGCAACCGATGCATCGAAGTTTAAAATCGGTCTCGTTACTGACGTAGGCGGCGTAAACGACAAATCCTTCAACCAATCGGCATGGGAAGCGCTCGAAGCGCTGCATGAGGAGCTAGGCATTCAAAACAAATATCTGCAAAGTGCTCAAAGCTCCGATTATGTTCCAAACTTGAACCAATTCGTACAAGGCGGCTATGACTTGACTTGGTCGATCGGCTTTGACCTTGGCGATGCGACATTACAAGTTGCTCAAGCGAATCCAAACGCAAAAATGGCAATCATCGACAACGTGGTTGATGCTCCTAACGTAGAGTCCGTAACATTTGCCGAAAACGAAGGTTCCTTCTTGGTTGGCGTTGTTGCTGGTCTGACCACGAAAACAAACAAAATCGGCTTTATCGGCGGGATGGAAAGCCCGGTTATCAAACGCTTCGAAGTTGGTTTCCAAGCGGGTGTAGCTGCGGTTAACCCAGATGCAAAAGTAACGGTTACTTATGCAGGTGCATATGACAAACCGGACGTAGGTAAATCC
This region includes:
- the infC gene encoding translation initiation factor IF-3; its protein translation is MINEEIRAKEVRLVGAEGEQIGIKPLREALQMAMDLNLDLVNVAPTAKPPVCRIMDYGKFRYEQQKKEKEARKNQKIVDIKEVWFRANIEEHDFQTKLRNVIKFLKDGDKVKCSVRFRGREITHADIGKKILDRVKDEVAEISNVERVPKLEGRSMIMILAPKN
- the rpmI gene encoding 50S ribosomal protein L35, which gives rise to MPKMKTHSSLKDRFKITGSGKVRRYKANRNHLLSHKSKRAKRVLANSPVAYAGDVRRMKQQLANLK
- the rplT gene encoding 50S ribosomal protein L20, whose amino-acid sequence is MARVKGGFVVRRRHKKVLKLAKGYFGSKHRIFKTANEQVMKSLLYAYRDRRAKKRDFRKLWIVRINAAARMNGLSYSKLMHGLKLADVNINRKMLADLAVNDLNAFNSLAAVAKEKINA
- a CDS encoding BMP family lipoprotein; this translates as MNKAFKLSLLLVLAFTLILAGCGNNNAANNGGTTNTGNAGNTADNTQAGNGGTATDASKFKIGLVTDVGGVNDKSFNQSAWEALEALHEELGIQNKYLQSAQSSDYVPNLNQFVQGGYDLTWSIGFDLGDATLQVAQANPNAKMAIIDNVVDAPNVESVTFAENEGSFLVGVVAGLTTKTNKIGFIGGMESPVIKRFEVGFQAGVAAVNPDAKVTVTYAGAYDKPDVGKSLASQLFNDGADIIFPAAGQTGNGVFNEAAARNQAGGANKLWVIGVDKDQSLEFGDEVTLTSMMKRVDVAVKNVTQQVIDGSFKGGQVTNLTLKEDGVGLPEENPNLSQEILDKVEEFKQKIVNGEITVPAE